The Chryseobacterium indicum genome includes a window with the following:
- a CDS encoding Crp/Fnr family transcriptional regulator: MEDFNELIQTYFGPMNAHELSVIQSYFRKEQLAKNEIFTGSGEICNRLSMVKSGILRVFALSEDGKEITQWLSVKGFFVTDVMGFFFNQHNRWTIQAFTEAELLTISKTDYLKLCREFPKWAEIEKRFMIKCFGMMEDRIFSHLSMTAEERYNRYFEQNRELFHQVPLQYIASVLGMTPETFSRIRKRQAENS, translated from the coding sequence ATGGAAGATTTTAATGAATTGATACAGACATATTTTGGACCGATGAATGCTCACGAACTCTCTGTTATTCAGTCTTATTTCAGAAAAGAACAATTAGCGAAAAATGAAATATTTACAGGTTCAGGCGAAATTTGTAACAGATTAAGCATGGTGAAATCCGGTATTTTGCGTGTTTTCGCTTTATCGGAAGACGGAAAAGAGATTACACAGTGGCTTTCCGTAAAAGGTTTTTTCGTTACCGATGTGATGGGATTTTTCTTTAATCAGCACAATCGATGGACAATACAGGCATTTACCGAAGCTGAATTACTCACCATTTCTAAAACAGATTATTTAAAACTTTGCAGGGAATTCCCCAAATGGGCTGAAATTGAGAAAAGATTTATGATTAAGTGTTTTGGAATGATGGAAGACCGGATATTTTCTCATCTATCCATGACAGCGGAAGAAAGGTACAACCGGTATTTTGAGCAGAACAGAGAATTATTTCATCAGGTTCCGTTGCAATATATTGCTTCGGTTTTGGGAATGACGCCCGAAACTTTCAGCAGAATCAGGAAACGACAGGCAGAAAATTCTTGA
- a CDS encoding endo-1,4-beta-xylanase translates to MKKIAALLGILTLTVSCKTASSASSKDSLKDAFKNKFYIGTAMSLPQINGTDVKSDEIIKKQFSSIVAENCMKSMFIQPQEGQFFFGDADKFVEFGEKNKMFIIGHTLIWHSQLPKWFFVDKNGKNVSPEILKQRMKSHISTLVGRYKGRVKGWDVVNEAIMEDGTYRKSKFYEILGEEFIPLAFQFAQEADPNAELYYNDYNEWFPEKVKTVTKIVKDLKSRGIRIDGVGMQTHVGLDTPKLEEYEKAITDYAATGIKVNVTEMEISALPSPWGTSANVSDKVEYEAKMNPYTKGLPENVTKEWEDRYLDFFRLFIKHQDKIRRVTLWGVTDSQSWKNDFPVKGRTDYPLPFDRNYQAKPVVEKIIGLTKEK, encoded by the coding sequence ATGAAAAAAATAGCTGCATTACTGGGAATTTTAACCCTGACCGTTTCCTGCAAAACCGCAAGTTCGGCATCATCAAAAGATTCCCTGAAAGATGCTTTTAAAAATAAATTTTACATTGGAACAGCAATGAGCCTTCCTCAAATTAACGGTACAGATGTAAAATCTGATGAAATTATCAAAAAGCAATTCAGTTCCATCGTTGCAGAAAACTGTATGAAATCGATGTTTATCCAGCCGCAGGAAGGGCAGTTTTTCTTTGGTGATGCAGATAAATTCGTAGAATTCGGTGAGAAAAATAAAATGTTCATCATTGGTCATACCTTGATCTGGCATTCACAACTGCCAAAATGGTTTTTCGTGGACAAGAACGGAAAAAATGTTTCGCCCGAAATTTTGAAACAAAGAATGAAAAGCCATATTTCAACTTTGGTCGGCAGATACAAAGGTCGGGTAAAAGGCTGGGATGTCGTTAACGAAGCAATTATGGAAGACGGAACGTACCGCAAAAGTAAATTTTATGAAATTTTAGGCGAAGAATTTATTCCGTTGGCTTTTCAGTTTGCGCAGGAGGCAGATCCAAATGCCGAATTATACTACAACGATTACAACGAGTGGTTTCCTGAAAAAGTAAAAACCGTTACCAAAATCGTCAAAGATTTGAAATCCAGAGGTATCAGAATTGACGGCGTAGGAATGCAGACTCACGTAGGACTTGACACTCCAAAACTGGAAGAATACGAAAAAGCAATCACTGATTATGCAGCAACAGGAATAAAAGTGAATGTTACCGAAATGGAAATCAGCGCACTGCCTTCTCCTTGGGGAACTTCTGCCAACGTTTCCGATAAGGTGGAATATGAAGCAAAAATGAATCCTTACACCAAAGGATTACCGGAAAATGTGACGAAAGAATGGGAAGACCGTTATCTGGATTTCTTCAGACTATTTATCAAACATCAGGATAAAATCAGAAGAGTGACTTTGTGGGGCGTTACCGACAGTCAATCCTGGAAAAACGATTTCCCGGTAAAAGGCAGAACCGATTATCCGCTGCCATTCGACAGAAATTATCAGGCAAAACCTGTCGTGGAGAAAATCATTGGGTTAACAAAAGAAAAATAA
- a CDS encoding glycoside hydrolase family 43 protein: MNKAKYLFPKDYMADPSVHFFEGKLYIYPSHDRESGIEENDNGDHFDMNDYHVFSLDDVENSEVTDHGVVLSVQDIPWAGRQLWDCDVAFKDGKYYMYFPLKDKNDIFRIGVAVSNKPYGPFVPEKHPMMGSYSIDPCLFEDEGKHYMYFGGIWGGQLQRYRNNKALESAILPDEDEPAISSKVVMLSDDMLEFGEEPKDVVILDENGNPLLHGDKHRFFEASWMHKYNGKYYFSYSTGDTHLICYAVGDNPYGPFTFQGKILTPVVGWTTHHSIVEFKGKWYLFFHDSVPSGGKTWLRSMKFVELEYDENGKIKTIEGLEAQQ; the protein is encoded by the coding sequence ATGAACAAAGCAAAATACCTTTTCCCTAAAGATTATATGGCAGATCCTTCCGTACACTTTTTTGAAGGCAAATTATACATTTATCCCTCTCATGACCGCGAAAGCGGGATCGAAGAAAATGACAATGGCGACCATTTCGATATGAATGATTACCATGTTTTTTCCCTTGATGATGTGGAAAATAGCGAAGTTACAGATCATGGTGTTGTTCTTTCGGTACAAGATATTCCCTGGGCAGGAAGACAGTTGTGGGATTGCGATGTGGCTTTTAAAGACGGTAAATATTATATGTATTTTCCTTTAAAGGATAAAAATGATATTTTCAGAATCGGCGTTGCGGTAAGCAATAAACCTTACGGACCTTTCGTTCCGGAAAAACATCCGATGATGGGAAGTTACAGCATAGATCCTTGTCTTTTTGAAGATGAAGGAAAACATTATATGTATTTTGGCGGGATCTGGGGCGGACAGTTACAAAGGTACAGAAACAATAAAGCACTGGAATCTGCCATTCTTCCTGACGAAGATGAACCTGCCATTTCATCAAAAGTAGTAATGCTCAGCGATGATATGCTTGAGTTCGGTGAAGAGCCAAAAGATGTTGTGATTCTTGACGAAAACGGAAACCCATTGCTTCACGGTGATAAACATCGTTTTTTCGAAGCATCATGGATGCATAAATACAACGGGAAATATTACTTCTCCTATTCCACAGGAGATACGCACTTGATTTGCTATGCAGTGGGTGATAATCCTTACGGTCCGTTCACTTTTCAGGGTAAAATTTTAACTCCGGTCGTAGGTTGGACCACCCATCACAGCATTGTAGAATTTAAAGGAAAATGGTATCTGTTCTTCCATGATTCTGTTCCGAGTGGCGGAAAAACATGGCTGAGAAGCATGAAATTCGTTGAATTGGAATACGATGAAAATGGAAAAATAAAAACTATTGAAGGACTGGAAGCCCAGCAGTAA
- a CDS encoding DUF4260 domain-containing protein, translated as MKNLLQLEELGQFGLAVFLFTQLEFQWWLFPLCLLLPDVSMLGYLINPKTGARIYNLFHHKMFAILVLIFGFWLKISIVEFAGIILFAHSAMDRIFGYGLKFEDDFKHTHLGSIGKK; from the coding sequence ATGAAAAATCTCTTACAGCTTGAAGAATTGGGACAATTTGGTTTAGCCGTTTTCCTGTTTACACAGTTAGAATTTCAGTGGTGGCTTTTTCCGCTTTGCCTTTTGCTTCCGGATGTTTCGATGCTGGGCTACTTAATCAATCCAAAAACCGGAGCCCGGATCTACAATCTTTTTCATCATAAAATGTTTGCAATCCTTGTTTTGATTTTCGGATTTTGGCTTAAAATCTCTATCGTAGAATTTGCCGGAATTATTTTATTTGCCCATTCTGCAATGGACAGGATTTTCGGATACGGGTTGAAATTTGAAGACGATTTCAAACATACCCATCTGGGTTCAATAGGAAAGAAATAA
- a CDS encoding sialate O-acetylesterase produces the protein MNHKNITRTITLMLCILCNMLFQAKVTLPNLVSDGMVLQRNQKLNIWGKADANEKVEVKFLNKIYKTTADQDGNWKILLPEQKAGGPYTMTINEITLKDILIGDVWLASGQSNMELPMRRLTPLYSDEIKNANNQKIRFFTVPQKYNFKSPQTELDGGKWEATNPQTILNFSGVAYFFAKDVSEKNKVPVGIIHASLGGSPIQAWMDENSLKKYPEYLDEAKKWQNDDLIKSTESSEQALSKAWYTELDQSDIGLNQHWEKFDLNDSDWKTMKIPGSWEDTEGSFEGSVWFRKEIILTKNQAGKAAFLNLGRIKDADVTYINGTKVGNVTYEYPPRWYDVPAGILKEGKNVIAVRVSNGSGKGQFIADKPYYLEIDGQKIDLKSEWKYKIGAKMAKMAPGTTFIRWKPTGLYNAMINPLINYNITGAIWYQGESNTGKPKEYGDLLTTMITDWRNKFNNKEMPFITVQLANFMESKAQPIESNWAELRDQQRKVSLQVPNAGLAVIIDIGEWNDIHPLNKKTVGDRLALQAMKLAYGKNIVADGPVYQSMRINGNKIILSFKNGTDDFAPVAELKGFAIKNPDGNWSWAKAKIEGKTITVWNDSVTNPVAVRYDWADNPDGNLKNKTGLPASPFTTE, from the coding sequence ATGAACCATAAAAATATTACCAGAACGATTACCTTAATGCTTTGCATATTATGCAATATGCTTTTTCAGGCAAAGGTTACGCTTCCCAACTTAGTTTCAGACGGAATGGTTTTACAGCGCAACCAAAAACTGAATATTTGGGGGAAAGCCGATGCCAATGAAAAAGTAGAAGTGAAGTTCCTCAATAAAATCTACAAAACAACGGCAGATCAAGATGGAAACTGGAAAATCCTACTTCCGGAACAAAAAGCAGGCGGTCCGTATACCATGACCATCAACGAAATCACTTTAAAAGATATTTTGATTGGCGATGTATGGCTCGCTTCCGGACAATCGAATATGGAACTGCCCATGCGCAGACTGACGCCGTTGTATTCAGACGAAATCAAAAATGCAAACAATCAGAAAATCCGTTTTTTTACGGTTCCTCAAAAATATAACTTCAAATCACCTCAGACCGAATTGGACGGAGGGAAATGGGAAGCGACAAATCCTCAAACCATTCTGAATTTTTCTGGGGTTGCGTATTTTTTTGCTAAAGATGTAAGTGAGAAAAATAAAGTTCCGGTAGGAATTATTCACGCGAGTTTGGGAGGTTCTCCGATTCAGGCTTGGATGGATGAAAATTCACTGAAAAAATATCCTGAATATTTGGATGAGGCTAAAAAATGGCAGAATGATGATTTAATAAAATCAACAGAATCTTCGGAACAGGCATTAAGCAAAGCCTGGTATACAGAACTAGATCAGAGTGACATAGGTTTAAACCAACATTGGGAAAAATTTGATCTGAATGATTCTGACTGGAAAACCATGAAAATTCCGGGCTCTTGGGAAGATACGGAAGGCTCTTTTGAAGGTTCGGTCTGGTTCAGAAAAGAAATTATTTTAACTAAAAATCAGGCAGGAAAAGCCGCTTTTTTAAACCTTGGAAGAATTAAAGATGCCGATGTAACGTACATTAACGGAACAAAAGTCGGAAATGTAACTTATGAATATCCTCCGCGTTGGTACGATGTTCCGGCAGGAATTCTGAAGGAAGGTAAAAATGTAATTGCCGTAAGAGTTTCCAACGGAAGCGGAAAAGGTCAGTTCATCGCAGATAAACCCTATTACCTTGAAATCGACGGACAGAAAATAGATTTAAAATCCGAATGGAAATATAAAATCGGGGCAAAAATGGCAAAAATGGCACCCGGAACAACCTTTATCCGCTGGAAACCGACAGGATTGTACAATGCGATGATCAATCCTTTAATCAATTATAATATCACAGGAGCAATCTGGTACCAAGGCGAAAGCAATACCGGAAAACCGAAAGAGTACGGCGATTTATTAACCACGATGATTACAGACTGGAGAAATAAATTCAATAACAAAGAAATGCCGTTCATCACCGTTCAATTGGCTAATTTTATGGAATCAAAAGCACAGCCTATCGAAAGCAACTGGGCGGAGCTAAGAGACCAGCAGCGTAAAGTTTCATTACAGGTTCCAAATGCCGGACTTGCCGTAATTATTGATATAGGCGAGTGGAATGACATCCATCCGCTGAACAAAAAAACAGTAGGAGACAGGCTTGCGTTGCAGGCAATGAAATTGGCTTACGGAAAAAACATCGTTGCAGACGGACCGGTTTATCAGTCAATGAGAATCAACGGAAATAAAATTATACTTTCTTTTAAAAACGGAACCGATGATTTTGCTCCCGTTGCTGAATTAAAAGGGTTTGCCATCAAAAATCCCGATGGAAACTGGTCTTGGGCAAAAGCAAAAATCGAAGGCAAAACAATTACAGTTTGGAATGATTCGGTCACAAATCCTGTTGCTGTCCGTTACGATTGGGCAGATAATCCCGATGGAAACCTCAAAAACAAGACCGGACTTCCCGCATCGCCCTTCACTACGGAATAA
- a CDS encoding MFS transporter, protein MNNSSQKISVVEKIGYSLGDLAANLVFQTLVTYLAYFYTDIYGLKPEDASIITLIVGLIAGFGFNPMVGALADRTRTKWGKFRPWILFSAVPLGAAALFAFSTPDFSYQGKMIYAAATYTVLLLLYAANNLPYAALSGVITGDMKERNSISSYRFVAVMFAQFFVQVFMLPIILSAGNGDKAVGIEIVMTWLAIIGTIMLLITFFTTKERVIPKPEQESTLGADLKDLKKNKPWIIMLVVTALIFITLAMKGGSYVYYFNNYVDETSLKNFISPITAFFSSVGMNFFGEDPRSAGFGLFNAGGIIMMIIGITFSKRFADKYGKRDAFIASLFISTLFIVAFIFYPPKSVGLMFLSQILHGFFYGISTPLLWAMIADVADYSEWKNNRRATAIIFSAMMVGLKVGLSIGSSLVSSIIGHYGYISSEGTEKVIQPESVANGAQMLVSIFPAIPFFAACGLLMFYEINKKMETQIEQDLKERRKKEN, encoded by the coding sequence ATGAACAATTCATCTCAAAAAATATCTGTCGTTGAAAAAATCGGCTACAGTTTGGGAGATTTAGCAGCCAATCTGGTTTTCCAGACTTTGGTTACGTATTTAGCTTACTTTTACACCGATATCTACGGATTAAAACCGGAAGACGCCTCCATTATCACTTTGATTGTCGGACTGATTGCCGGTTTCGGATTCAATCCGATGGTCGGTGCTTTGGCAGACAGAACACGAACCAAATGGGGAAAATTCCGTCCGTGGATTTTATTTTCTGCCGTTCCGTTGGGCGCTGCAGCACTTTTTGCATTCAGCACTCCCGATTTTTCTTATCAGGGAAAAATGATCTATGCAGCGGCAACATATACGGTTTTATTGTTGTTATATGCTGCTAATAATTTGCCTTATGCTGCTTTAAGTGGCGTGATTACAGGCGATATGAAAGAAAGAAACAGTATTTCATCATACCGTTTCGTAGCAGTGATGTTTGCGCAGTTTTTTGTACAGGTATTTATGTTGCCGATCATTTTATCAGCAGGAAACGGCGATAAAGCAGTCGGAATCGAAATCGTAATGACGTGGTTGGCAATCATTGGAACCATTATGTTGCTCATTACATTTTTCACCACCAAAGAAAGAGTGATTCCGAAACCGGAACAGGAATCTACTTTGGGAGCCGATTTGAAAGATTTAAAGAAAAACAAACCGTGGATTATCATGTTGGTGGTTACAGCATTGATTTTCATTACTCTGGCAATGAAAGGAGGTTCCTATGTCTATTATTTCAACAATTATGTGGATGAAACTTCTTTGAAAAATTTCATATCACCGATTACCGCATTTTTCAGTTCTGTCGGGATGAATTTCTTCGGAGAAGATCCTCGTTCAGCAGGTTTCGGACTCTTTAATGCAGGCGGAATTATTATGATGATCATCGGAATTACCTTTTCAAAAAGATTTGCCGACAAATATGGCAAAAGGGACGCTTTCATTGCATCACTGTTCATTTCAACTTTGTTCATTGTGGCATTCATTTTTTACCCGCCAAAGTCGGTAGGATTGATGTTTCTTTCGCAGATTCTTCATGGTTTTTTCTACGGAATCAGCACACCTTTGCTTTGGGCAATGATTGCCGATGTTGCCGACTATTCCGAGTGGAAAAACAACAGACGCGCCACAGCCATTATTTTTTCCGCCATGATGGTGGGGTTAAAAGTGGGATTAAGCATCGGAAGTTCACTGGTTTCCTCTATTATCGGACATTACGGCTACATTTCTTCGGAAGGTACGGAAAAGGTGATCCAGCCGGAATCCGTAGCGAATGGAGCTCAGATGCTGGTCAGTATTTTTCCTGCTATTCCGTTCTTTGCGGCGTGTGGATTACTAATGTTCTACGAAATCAACAAAAAAATGGAAACCCAAATCGAGCAGGATTTGAAAGAAAGAAGGAAAAAAGAAAATTAA
- a CDS encoding glycoside hydrolase family 127 protein produces MNKKSLIVFLGFGTLAFGQVSKTVSYFPLNKVALSESMFSRAMQTDKNYIMSMDADRLLAPYLKEAGLNPKKPNYPNWENTGLDGHIGGHYISALALMYASTGDAKVKQRLDYMIDELERCQNLSGNGYISGVPYGKKIWKEISDGNIRASAFGLNDRWVPLYNIHKIYSGLRDAYWYADSEKAKKILIKLTDWMADEVSKLSDEQIQEMLKSEHGGLNEVFADVYDITKNEKYLKLAHRFSHQAILNPLLIHEDKLTGIHANTQIPKVIGFKRIADLEHNKEWSGAADFFWINVTQKRSAIIGGNSVSEHFNPTGDFSGMIKSIEGPETCNTYNMLKLTKELFATSPKSSYLDYYERALYNHILSTQNQEKGGFVYFTPMRPGHYRVYSQPETSFWCCVGSGMENHAKYGEMIYAHSDKDLYVNLFIPSVLKWSEKKLVIRQENNFPQEPSTKLIFDLASKTEINLKLRAPEWTDVSQITVSVNSKNISTSVDSEGYINISRKWKKGDVIEMKMPMHLSAEQLPDKSDYYAFRYGPIVLAAKYGKENQTGLFADDSRGGHIAHGPQIPLNDIPAILGSSTTVLNHLQPVNEKDLKFKISGLYPQNKFSNGLELVPFYQIQEERYIIYFPQATQDKIEMIQQKKAKEEEAIRKLDDITVDKIQLGEQQPESDHFFESKDAYEGYMEDRHFRDAKGWFSYQMKNKDRNAEYLYLLYFDANSNRTLNAEINGIKVFSQDFEGKMGSSPQTLLIPIPESEKNKETLTVKFISGEKSLTPKIIEVRLLNEVPDKN; encoded by the coding sequence ATGAATAAAAAATCACTGATAGTATTTTTAGGTTTTGGCACACTTGCTTTTGGACAGGTGAGCAAAACAGTCAGTTATTTTCCACTGAACAAAGTCGCTTTGTCTGAAAGCATGTTCAGCAGGGCAATGCAGACAGATAAAAATTACATAATGTCTATGGATGCCGACCGTTTGTTGGCTCCCTATTTAAAAGAAGCAGGACTTAATCCTAAAAAACCGAATTATCCGAACTGGGAAAATACAGGATTGGATGGTCATATTGGCGGACATTATATTTCTGCTTTGGCTTTAATGTACGCTTCTACAGGCGATGCGAAAGTAAAACAACGACTGGATTATATGATCGACGAGTTGGAACGTTGCCAGAATCTTTCAGGAAACGGTTATATTTCCGGCGTTCCGTATGGCAAAAAGATATGGAAAGAAATCTCGGACGGCAATATTCGTGCATCCGCTTTCGGACTGAACGACCGTTGGGTTCCTTTATATAATATTCACAAAATATATTCCGGTTTGCGTGATGCCTATTGGTATGCAGACAGCGAAAAAGCAAAAAAAATACTCATTAAGCTTACCGACTGGATGGCAGATGAAGTTTCCAAACTTTCCGATGAGCAGATTCAGGAGATGCTGAAAAGCGAACACGGCGGACTGAACGAAGTTTTTGCCGATGTTTATGACATTACCAAAAATGAAAAATATCTTAAGTTAGCACACCGTTTTTCACATCAGGCGATTTTAAATCCATTATTGATTCACGAAGATAAACTGACAGGAATTCACGCCAATACACAGATCCCGAAAGTAATCGGTTTCAAGAGAATCGCAGATCTGGAGCATAATAAAGAGTGGAGTGGTGCGGCAGATTTTTTCTGGATTAATGTCACCCAAAAACGTTCAGCCATTATCGGCGGAAACAGTGTAAGCGAACATTTCAATCCTACCGGAGATTTCAGCGGGATGATTAAAAGTATTGAAGGTCCCGAAACCTGTAATACGTACAATATGCTGAAGCTGACCAAAGAGCTTTTCGCGACCAGTCCGAAGTCGTCTTATCTGGATTATTACGAAAGAGCTTTATACAATCACATACTTTCCACCCAAAATCAGGAAAAAGGCGGTTTTGTTTATTTTACACCCATGCGTCCCGGCCATTACAGAGTATATTCCCAGCCGGAAACCAGTTTCTGGTGCTGCGTTGGTTCAGGAATGGAAAATCACGCCAAATACGGCGAAATGATTTATGCGCATTCTGATAAAGATTTGTACGTGAATCTTTTTATTCCTTCTGTTTTAAAATGGTCAGAAAAAAAATTGGTCATAAGACAGGAAAATAATTTTCCGCAGGAACCTTCCACAAAATTGATCTTTGATCTTGCTTCAAAAACGGAAATCAATTTAAAATTAAGAGCACCGGAATGGACGGATGTTTCACAGATAACAGTTTCCGTGAATTCTAAAAATATCAGTACTTCTGTCGATTCCGAAGGTTATATCAATATCAGCAGAAAATGGAAAAAAGGTGATGTCATTGAGATGAAGATGCCGATGCATTTGTCTGCAGAGCAGCTTCCGGACAAATCGGATTATTATGCATTCAGATACGGACCCATTGTTCTGGCAGCAAAATATGGCAAAGAAAATCAGACAGGGCTCTTTGCCGACGACAGCCGCGGTGGACATATTGCACACGGACCGCAGATTCCTTTGAACGACATTCCGGCAATTTTAGGATCTTCAACAACGGTTTTGAATCATCTTCAGCCTGTTAATGAAAAAGATTTAAAATTTAAAATTAGCGGACTTTATCCTCAGAATAAATTCAGTAACGGATTGGAGCTTGTTCCGTTTTACCAGATTCAGGAAGAACGTTACATTATATATTTTCCACAGGCAACTCAGGATAAAATCGAAATGATTCAGCAGAAAAAAGCCAAGGAAGAAGAGGCGATCCGAAAATTGGACGACATTACAGTGGATAAAATCCAATTGGGTGAGCAACAGCCGGAATCCGACCATTTTTTTGAGAGCAAAGATGCCTACGAAGGCTATATGGAAGACCGGCATTTCCGAGATGCTAAAGGCTGGTTCAGCTATCAGATGAAAAATAAGGACAGGAATGCAGAATACCTTTATCTTCTCTATTTCGATGCCAATAGCAACCGTACCCTGAATGCCGAAATCAATGGAATTAAAGTGTTTTCCCAAGATTTTGAAGGAAAAATGGGAAGCTCACCGCAAACATTGTTAATCCCTATTCCCGAATCGGAAAAGAATAAAGAAACACTCACCGTAAAATTTATTTCTGGTGAAAAATCATTAACGCCGAAAATCATCGAAGTGAGATTACTGAATGAAGTCCCAGATAAAAACTAA
- a CDS encoding NUDIX hydrolase yields the protein MTQDYSHFPRHLVAVDCIIFGFDGENLKILLVQRNFEPKMGEWSLMGGFIGDEETSDEAAQRVLNTLTGLENIYLEQLNSYTRIDREPTARIISISYYALINIEKNIQINEKYSAKWFDLQDFPSLIFDHNEMVKDAVLRLRRRASTRPIGFELLPEKFTMKDLQNLYEAIFNEQFDKRNFISKINALDILVKTEGKDMTSSKKGSFLYRFDEAKYQKKLAEGFMFKI from the coding sequence ATGACACAAGACTATTCTCATTTTCCGCGACATCTGGTAGCTGTAGACTGCATTATTTTCGGGTTCGACGGCGAAAATCTTAAAATTCTTCTGGTACAAAGGAATTTTGAGCCTAAAATGGGAGAATGGTCGTTAATGGGTGGATTTATAGGAGACGAAGAAACATCAGACGAAGCAGCGCAACGTGTTCTGAATACTCTCACAGGACTGGAAAATATTTATCTGGAACAGCTGAATTCTTATACGCGGATTGACCGTGAACCTACAGCAAGAATTATTTCAATTTCATATTATGCGCTGATTAATATTGAAAAGAATATCCAGATCAATGAAAAATACAGCGCAAAATGGTTTGATCTTCAGGATTTTCCAAGTCTTATTTTTGACCATAACGAAATGGTAAAGGATGCCGTTCTGAGGCTGCGCAGAAGAGCTTCCACAAGACCTATCGGGTTTGAGCTTCTGCCGGAAAAATTCACGATGAAAGATCTGCAGAATCTTTACGAAGCGATTTTTAATGAACAGTTCGACAAGCGGAATTTCATCAGCAAAATTAATGCGCTGGATATTCTTGTGAAAACGGAGGGTAAAGATATGACTTCTTCTAAAAAAGGGTCTTTTCTGTATCGTTTTGATGAAGCAAAATATCAGAAAAAGCTTGCGGAAGGGTTCATGTTTAAGATTTAA